The Citrifermentans bemidjiense Bem genome window below encodes:
- a CDS encoding LL-diaminopimelate aminotransferase — translation MAKINDNYLKLKAGYLFPEIGRRVRAFAAANPEAKVIRLGIGDVTQPLTPTILKAFHDAVDDLASENSFMGYGPEQGYDFLIDAIIEKSYKPLGVDLKTTEMFISDGSKCDCANILDIFALDNTVAIGDPVYPVYNDTNVMIGRTGDADDKGYYKGLVYMPCTEENGFFPAYPKEKVDMIYLCFPNNPTGAVATKAQLKGWVDYALANDSIILFDAAYEAFITDPSIPHSIYEVEGAKKCAIEFRSFSKTAGFTGVRCGLVVVPDELEGTTSNGEKYSFNKLWLRRQTTKFNGASYPVQKAAAAVYTEQGWKETQANIDYYMENARIIREGLSAAGVTVYGGVNAPYIWLKTPAGLTSWDFFDKLLNDCHVVGTPGSGFGPSGEGYFRLSAFGNRDNVVEAVERIKKNLKK, via the coding sequence GTGGCAAAAATTAACGATAACTACCTGAAACTTAAAGCAGGATACCTTTTCCCCGAGATCGGCCGCCGCGTGCGAGCCTTCGCCGCTGCAAACCCGGAGGCGAAGGTGATCCGCCTTGGGATCGGCGACGTGACCCAGCCGCTTACCCCGACAATCCTCAAGGCGTTCCACGATGCCGTGGACGATCTCGCCAGCGAGAACTCCTTCATGGGTTACGGTCCGGAGCAGGGGTATGACTTCCTGATCGACGCCATCATCGAGAAGTCCTACAAGCCTTTGGGCGTCGACCTGAAGACCACGGAGATGTTCATCTCCGACGGCTCCAAGTGCGACTGCGCCAACATCCTGGACATCTTCGCGCTCGACAACACCGTCGCCATCGGCGACCCGGTCTACCCGGTTTACAACGACACCAACGTCATGATCGGCCGCACCGGCGATGCCGATGACAAGGGGTACTACAAGGGGCTGGTCTACATGCCCTGCACCGAAGAAAACGGCTTCTTCCCGGCGTATCCGAAGGAGAAGGTGGACATGATCTACCTCTGCTTCCCGAACAACCCCACCGGCGCCGTGGCGACCAAGGCGCAGTTGAAGGGGTGGGTCGATTACGCGCTGGCCAACGACTCCATCATCCTGTTCGATGCGGCTTACGAGGCGTTCATCACCGACCCCTCGATTCCGCATTCCATCTACGAAGTCGAAGGGGCTAAGAAGTGCGCCATCGAGTTCCGCTCCTTCTCCAAGACTGCCGGCTTCACCGGCGTTCGTTGTGGCCTGGTAGTAGTTCCCGACGAGCTCGAAGGGACGACTTCCAACGGCGAGAAGTACAGCTTCAACAAGCTCTGGCTGCGCCGTCAGACCACCAAGTTCAACGGGGCTTCCTACCCTGTGCAGAAAGCGGCCGCCGCAGTTTACACCGAGCAGGGTTGGAAAGAGACCCAGGCCAACATCGATTACTACATGGAGAACGCGCGCATCATCCGCGAAGGTCTCTCAGCGGCCGGGGTTACCGTGTACGGCGGCGTCAACGCTCCTTACATCTGGCTCAAGACCCCAGCCGGGCTCACCTCCTGGGACTTCTTCGACAAGCTTTTGAATGACTGCCACGTAGTCGGCACCCCAGGCAGCGGCTTTGGTCCCAGCGGCGAAGGGTACTTCCGCCTCTCGGCCTTCGGCAACCGCGACAACGTCGTCGAGGCTGTCGAGAGGATCAAGAAGAACCTTAAGAAGTAG
- the dapB gene encoding 4-hydroxy-tetrahydrodipicolinate reductase, producing MVKIAVCGAAGRMGGRIIAAVKEAEGVEICGALERPGHPMVGQDAGYNAGLGAIGVAISDDLNAVVQACDVLIDFTAPKVSLKNLEVCALYGKSIVIGSTGFTPEERALAAELAREIPVIIAPNMSVGVNVCFKVLADVAKILGEDFDVEIVESHHRLKKDSPSGTAVRMGEVVASALGRDYNKVANYHREGICGERTHDEIGMQTVRGGDIVGEHTVYFIGMGERIEITHRAHTRDMFSRGSVRAAKWVVTAKPGVYDMQDVLGLR from the coding sequence ATGGTAAAAATAGCTGTTTGCGGAGCTGCCGGACGCATGGGCGGGCGGATCATCGCAGCCGTCAAGGAAGCAGAAGGGGTCGAGATCTGCGGCGCTCTGGAGCGCCCGGGGCACCCGATGGTGGGGCAGGACGCCGGCTACAACGCGGGTCTGGGCGCCATCGGCGTCGCCATCAGCGACGACTTGAACGCCGTGGTGCAGGCGTGCGACGTCCTGATCGACTTCACCGCTCCGAAGGTCTCACTGAAGAACCTCGAAGTCTGCGCGCTCTACGGCAAATCCATCGTGATAGGCTCCACCGGCTTCACCCCCGAGGAGCGGGCCCTGGCCGCTGAACTTGCCCGCGAGATCCCGGTGATCATCGCACCGAACATGTCGGTGGGCGTCAACGTCTGCTTCAAGGTGCTGGCTGACGTCGCCAAGATTCTCGGCGAAGACTTCGACGTCGAGATCGTCGAGTCGCACCACCGCCTGAAGAAGGATTCCCCCTCCGGGACCGCGGTAAGGATGGGAGAGGTGGTAGCCAGCGCGCTGGGACGCGACTACAACAAGGTCGCCAACTACCACCGCGAGGGGATCTGCGGCGAGCGCACCCATGACGAGATCGGGATGCAGACCGTGCGCGGCGGCGACATCGTCGGCGAGCACACCGTCTACTTCATCGGGATGGGTGAGCGTATCGAGATTACCCACCGCGCCCACACCCGGGACATGTTCTCCAGGGGTTCGGTGCGTGCCGCCAAATGGGTGGTCACTGCCAAGCCGGGCGTCTACGACATGCAGGACGTGCTGGGACTGAGATAG
- the dapA gene encoding 4-hydroxy-tetrahydrodipicolinate synthase, whose amino-acid sequence MFQGSIVAIVTPFKNGAVDEEKLRELVEFQIENGTDAIVPCGTTGESSTLSYVEHDRVIQVVVEQVNKRVPVIAGTGSNSTHEAIEITQHAKELGADGALLVTPYYNKPSQEGLFRHYKAVADAVALPQILYNVPGRTGVNLLPETVARLSVHQNIVAIKEATGSLQQASEVLALCGDKIDVLSGDDFITLPIMAAGGKGVISVTANIMPKEVSSLVDAFNAGNMEEARRLHLYLLKISNAMFIESNPVPVKAAVSLMGKCSSEVRLPLAPLMEANLAKLTAIMKEYKLI is encoded by the coding sequence ATGTTCCAAGGAAGCATCGTAGCCATCGTCACCCCATTCAAAAACGGAGCGGTGGACGAAGAGAAACTGCGCGAGCTTGTGGAATTCCAGATAGAGAACGGTACCGACGCAATCGTTCCCTGCGGCACGACCGGCGAGTCTTCCACCCTCAGCTATGTCGAGCACGACCGTGTCATCCAAGTCGTGGTTGAGCAGGTCAACAAAAGGGTTCCGGTCATCGCCGGCACCGGGTCCAATTCGACCCACGAGGCGATCGAGATCACCCAGCACGCCAAGGAGCTGGGCGCGGACGGCGCGCTCCTAGTGACCCCGTACTACAACAAGCCCTCCCAGGAAGGGCTGTTCCGTCACTACAAAGCGGTTGCCGATGCCGTAGCGCTCCCCCAAATCCTTTACAACGTACCGGGCCGCACCGGTGTCAACCTCTTGCCGGAAACGGTGGCGAGGCTGTCCGTGCACCAGAATATCGTGGCGATCAAGGAGGCAACCGGCTCGCTCCAGCAGGCTTCCGAGGTGCTCGCCCTTTGTGGGGACAAGATCGACGTTCTTTCCGGTGACGACTTCATCACCCTCCCCATCATGGCCGCAGGCGGTAAAGGCGTCATCTCCGTTACCGCCAACATCATGCCGAAGGAAGTCTCTTCGCTGGTCGATGCGTTCAACGCCGGCAACATGGAAGAGGCGCGCAGGCTGCACCTGTACCTGCTGAAGATCTCCAACGCGATGTTCATCGAGAGCAACCCGGTGCCGGTCAAGGCCGCCGTTTCCCTCATGGGCAAATGCAGCTCCGAGGTCCGCCTGCCGCTGGCCCCGCTGATGGAGGCGAACCTGGCCAAGTTGACCGCCATCATGAAGGAATACAAGCTCATCTAG
- the lysA gene encoding diaminopimelate decarboxylase codes for MHHFQYKGEELFAEDVAIKDIVAAVGSPVYIYSKATLERHYKAMDDAFAQAPHTICYSVKANSNLAVLKTFINLGGGVDIVSGGELYRALAAGVDPKKVVYSGVGKRDDEIAYALESGILMFNIESEQELDRISDIAGRIGKKAGIAIRVNPDVDPQTHPYITTGLKKAKFGINIERALEQYQRAKGLANIEILGIDCHIGSQLTKVSPFVDAIKKLKRLLDGVRGMGIDIKYLDLGGGLGIQYDDEAPPLPADYGSSIQEETKDLGLHLIFEPGRNLVGNAGILVGKCLYTKKGEEKNFVIVDAGMNDLARPSLYGSFHGVRPVFRNQDGVIEGDIVGPICESGDFLVKEREIPNFRQGDLIAFMSAGAYGFTMSSNYNSRPRAAEVMVDGGKFEVVRDREKLEDLVRGERVPSFL; via the coding sequence ATGCATCATTTCCAATATAAAGGTGAAGAGCTGTTCGCAGAAGACGTGGCGATAAAGGATATTGTCGCCGCCGTCGGTAGCCCCGTCTATATCTATTCAAAGGCGACGCTGGAAAGACACTACAAGGCCATGGACGATGCCTTCGCCCAGGCACCTCATACCATCTGCTACTCCGTCAAGGCCAACTCCAACCTCGCCGTGCTGAAGACCTTCATCAACCTGGGGGGCGGGGTCGACATCGTCTCCGGCGGAGAACTTTACCGTGCGCTCGCCGCGGGGGTGGACCCGAAGAAAGTGGTTTACTCCGGGGTGGGCAAAAGGGACGACGAGATCGCCTACGCGCTGGAGAGCGGAATACTGATGTTCAACATTGAGTCCGAGCAGGAACTGGACCGCATCAGCGATATCGCCGGCCGTATCGGCAAGAAGGCGGGGATCGCCATCCGCGTGAACCCGGACGTCGACCCTCAAACCCATCCGTACATCACCACGGGCCTGAAGAAGGCCAAGTTCGGCATAAACATTGAGCGCGCCCTGGAGCAGTACCAGCGCGCCAAGGGACTCGCCAACATAGAGATACTTGGCATCGACTGCCACATCGGCAGCCAGCTCACCAAGGTCTCTCCCTTTGTCGACGCCATCAAGAAGCTGAAAAGGCTCCTGGACGGCGTGAGGGGGATGGGGATCGACATCAAATATCTCGATCTCGGTGGCGGCCTCGGAATCCAGTACGATGACGAAGCACCACCGCTGCCTGCGGATTACGGCTCCTCCATCCAGGAAGAGACCAAGGATCTCGGGCTGCACCTAATTTTCGAGCCAGGGAGGAACCTTGTAGGCAATGCCGGCATTTTGGTCGGCAAATGCCTCTACACTAAAAAAGGCGAGGAAAAAAACTTCGTCATCGTGGATGCCGGCATGAACGACCTGGCCCGGCCGTCTCTCTACGGCTCCTTCCACGGCGTCAGGCCGGTCTTCAGGAACCAGGACGGCGTGATAGAAGGCGATATCGTCGGTCCCATCTGCGAATCGGGCGATTTCCTGGTGAAAGAGCGCGAGATACCGAACTTCCGTCAGGGCGACCTGATTGCATTCATGTCGGCCGGCGCCTACGGCTTCACCATGAGCAGCAATTACAACAGCCGCCCCCGCGCCGCCGAAGTCATGGTCGACGGGGGCAAGTTCGAAGTGGTGCGCGACCGGGAGAAGCTGGAGGACCTGGTCCGGGGCGAGCGCGTTCCGTCCTTTCTTTAA
- the rsmG gene encoding 16S rRNA (guanine(527)-N(7))-methyltransferase RsmG has product MIQSAKDLLKKGAAELGVQLDSAQLESLNLFAEELKKWNRKINLTAITGDEDIALKHLVDSLSLLKAVRCPGRLLDIGSGGGFPCIPVKIVQPDLEMVSVDAVVKKISFQKQAVRLLNLTGFTALHVRAETLAQEYGASFDWVVSRAFSDIPSFVAMALPVLKPEGRIVAMKGRSAAEEVEGAKDKLDALGAGVLEIIDFALPGTGDARSLVIIGRN; this is encoded by the coding sequence ATGATACAGAGCGCTAAAGATCTCCTGAAGAAGGGCGCTGCCGAGCTGGGCGTGCAGCTCGACTCGGCGCAGTTGGAGAGCCTGAACCTCTTTGCCGAGGAGCTCAAGAAGTGGAACCGGAAGATAAACCTTACTGCGATCACCGGCGACGAGGATATCGCCCTGAAGCATCTGGTCGATTCGTTGAGTCTCCTTAAGGCGGTGCGCTGTCCGGGACGCCTGCTCGACATCGGCTCGGGCGGGGGCTTTCCCTGTATCCCGGTGAAGATCGTGCAGCCGGACCTGGAGATGGTTTCTGTGGATGCCGTGGTTAAGAAGATCAGTTTTCAGAAGCAGGCGGTGCGGCTTCTGAATCTTACGGGGTTCACCGCGCTGCATGTGCGGGCGGAGACGCTGGCGCAGGAGTATGGCGCCAGCTTCGACTGGGTCGTCTCCAGGGCGTTCTCCGACATTCCCTCCTTCGTAGCCATGGCGCTGCCGGTTCTGAAACCGGAGGGACGCATCGTCGCCATGAAAGGCCGCAGCGCTGCCGAAGAGGTGGAGGGAGCGAAGGACAAACTCGACGCTCTCGGCGCCGGCGTGCTCGAAATCATAGATTTTGCCCTTCCCGGCACCGGCGACGCCAGATCGCTGGTTATAATAGGGCGAAATTAG